Proteins encoded in a region of the Deinococcus ruber genome:
- a CDS encoding ParB/RepB/Spo0J family partition protein: protein MTSKRPERKRNLAGLLEGSSDLTLPGQVSPRTVGLDALKPGSQQPRRTFSDPGLQELAVSIQEHGVLQPLLVRPVDGGYEIVAGERRWRAAGLAGLQEVPVVIRELTDLQARAAALIENLQREDLNIIDEVDGKLDLVALALALPREQAKVRLTRLTKEQPGLEAQALEALFAPLGETWVTFAKNKLRILNWPPLLLDALRAGLPYTLAGVIAGTPEAHHAQLIALAQQGLSRTALRVEAERMGRSNEAGETSTTQAAMVARRLSSRRFMARLQPDEKKAIERWLARMPDVLRASSEQND, encoded by the coding sequence ATGACATCCAAACGGCCTGAGCGGAAGCGGAACCTTGCGGGTCTGCTGGAAGGAAGCTCTGACCTGACATTGCCTGGTCAGGTTTCTCCCCGGACTGTAGGGCTGGACGCTCTGAAGCCTGGAAGCCAGCAGCCTCGGCGAACGTTCAGTGATCCTGGGCTTCAAGAATTGGCAGTCAGCATTCAGGAGCATGGTGTCCTCCAGCCGCTGCTGGTGCGTCCAGTCGACGGAGGCTATGAGATCGTGGCAGGTGAGCGGCGTTGGCGAGCGGCAGGCCTGGCAGGACTTCAGGAAGTCCCGGTGGTCATCCGTGAACTCACGGATCTCCAGGCACGGGCAGCTGCACTGATCGAGAACCTCCAGCGTGAGGATCTGAACATCATTGACGAGGTCGACGGCAAGCTCGATCTGGTTGCTCTGGCGTTAGCGCTTCCCAGAGAGCAGGCGAAGGTTCGGCTCACGCGCCTGACAAAGGAACAACCTGGGCTCGAGGCACAGGCCCTGGAAGCTCTCTTTGCACCCCTGGGAGAAACGTGGGTGACTTTCGCCAAGAACAAGCTCCGCATCCTCAACTGGCCCCCCCTGCTGCTTGACGCTCTCCGGGCTGGCTTGCCCTACACCCTGGCCGGTGTCATTGCCGGAACGCCGGAAGCGCACCACGCGCAGCTGATTGCCCTGGCCCAACAGGGCCTGAGCCGCACCGCATTGCGGGTAGAAGCGGAGCGGATGGGCCGCTCCAACGAGGCAGGGGAGACCTCGACCACGCAGGCGGCTATGGTCGCTCGTCGTCTGTCCAGCCGCCGCTTCATGGCCCGTCTTCAACCTGACGAGAAAAAGGCCATCGAGCGCTGGCTTGCGCGCATGCCAGACGTCCTTCGGGCTTCGTCTGAGCAGAACGACTGA
- a CDS encoding DUF1330 domain-containing protein, with the protein MPAYVIVNTRVSDPIRIQTYRDLAEQSVKQFGGHYLVRGGFMRVLEGPYHPERMVLLEFPTVERAQAWYASAAYAEAKQAREGIAEFEMVLVEGLL; encoded by the coding sequence ATGCCCGCCTACGTGATTGTGAATACTCGGGTTTCTGACCCCATCCGCATACAAACGTATCGTGACCTTGCCGAGCAGTCCGTCAAGCAGTTTGGCGGCCATTACCTGGTGCGGGGAGGGTTCATGAGGGTGTTGGAAGGTCCGTATCACCCGGAGCGGATGGTACTGCTGGAGTTTCCTACCGTGGAGCGTGCACAGGCGTGGTATGCCTCTGCAGCGTATGCAGAGGCGAAGCAGGCCAGAGAGGGGATTGCCGAGTTTGAGATGGTGCTCGTCGAGGGCCTGCTGTAG
- a CDS encoding SRPBCC family protein, with the protein MAISTTTFQGSNTVAAPRDRVWEMLQDPDVLSRIIPGLSDVVTRQPGQFQAALSVNVGPVKGKFKAGVRLTNLVQPEQMNLQVEAKNMTGGVNVDAQLSLTDLGESTRVDWVARPQLSGILAGVGGRLLESKAKEPGAGQRYADRFFSRLAQQA; encoded by the coding sequence ATGGCGATTTCTACCACCACGTTTCAGGGAAGTAATACCGTTGCCGCACCACGTGACCGGGTCTGGGAGATGCTCCAGGATCCGGACGTGCTCTCCCGGATCATTCCAGGCCTGAGCGATGTGGTGACGCGTCAGCCGGGCCAGTTCCAGGCAGCTCTCAGCGTCAATGTCGGGCCGGTCAAAGGCAAATTTAAGGCGGGCGTGCGCCTGACCAATCTCGTCCAGCCGGAGCAGATGAACCTGCAGGTCGAAGCCAAGAACATGACCGGTGGCGTGAACGTGGACGCTCAACTGAGCTTGACCGATCTGGGCGAGAGCACCCGCGTTGACTGGGTAGCCCGCCCTCAGCTGTCGGGCATCTTGGCTGGCGTGGGGGGTAGGCTCCTCGAAAGTAAGGCCAAAGAACCTGGCGCTGGTCAGCGGTACGCCGATCGCTTCTTCAGCCGCTTGGCTCAGCAGGCCTGA